Proteins encoded within one genomic window of Hermetia illucens chromosome 2, iHerIll2.2.curated.20191125, whole genome shotgun sequence:
- the LOC119649931 gene encoding regulator of MON1-CCZ1 complex has translation MENALHYIELSKDPITFDSVSQLTNVFFDDSNRQIFAVRSGGATGIVVKGPTNNNVISFCMDNKDKEIIRSIKFAPDNKILAVQRVENSVEFIPFQDNQPLLNEIVVYTAKSLTIFGFVWVHEREIAIISSSGVEIFLVAIDKKQVKSMKSITLTIKWFAWCPEGNFAVLATNNGMTLNPVILKQKTITRLPKLDLETPREGPVPERDVTLGQIYGTFAVLILLQNSSGLGEIVIYMLNGPGLAPRKQHVLRLGHSGRFAMNIVDNLIVVHHQASATSLLFDIALSGEVDTNGITYHAPITPGRAIKPFLLKVPSLGEQTKYCELYSKHWVLFQPNIVIDASVGRMWYLYLQMEPLCTLITDRVRLVEFLLNRTNGKRILLNVLQEMVDSQYNGMLLPIMENVFDKLNVVYSNWLSAQLQSQTAQPSSAKNLPKLPTPPKVLIDQNDMYAEVFTPIAERAYTEKILILYLQSLARHNIDAQPDLSKMIAAELIRNEHFDTLQKLVDYALLKDSKLLACFLLSHSQINSTITQTAMDILDRLKAYELILEILLSQGKVIDALRVAKSLPDCDTISARKYLEAAKKTGDPAIFYSVFLYFQQRNYRLRGSPEFIRGDQCLEFVQYFSMIFGLKQSS, from the exons ATGGAAAACGCTCTGCATTACATAGAACTATCAAAAGATCCAATCACATTTGATAGTGTCAGCCAGCTCACAAATGTATTTTTCGATGACTCCAATAGACAA ATTTTCGCTGTCCGTTCGGGCGGCGCTACCGGTATAGTTGTCAAAGGGCCGACAAACAACAACGTGATTTCGTTCTGCATGGATAACAAAGACAAAGAAATAATACGCTCGATTAAATTCGCACCGGATAATAAAATCTTAGCAGTGCAGCGAGTTGAAAACTCGGTTGAATTCATCCCGTTCCAGGACAATCAGCCTCTGTTGAATGAAATCGTCGTCTATACTGCGAAGAGCCTAACAATCTTCGGTTTTGTCTGGGTACATGAACGAGAGATTGCCATCATTTCGAGTAGTGGTGTCGAGATTTTCCTTGTAGCGATCGACAAGAAGCAAGTGAAATCTATGAAATCAATAACGTTAACAATAAAATGGTTTGCTTGGTGTCCGGAGGGTAATTTTGCAGTTCTGGCAACTAATAATGGAATGACATTGAACCCGGTGATATTGAAGCAGAAAACAATTACCAGACTTCCAAAATTGGACC TGGAAACTCCTCGAGAAGGACCTGTACCTGAACGCGATGTCACCCTCGGTCAAATTTACGGTACATTTGCTGTGCTCATCCTTCTGCAGAACAGTAGCGGCCTAGGTGAAATTGTCATTTACATGCTAAATGGACCTGGTCTAGCCCCGAGAAAACAACATGTCCTACGACTGGGTCACAGCGGTCGATTCGCTATGAATATTGTAGATAATTTGATTGTAGTTCACCACCAGGCCTCGGCTACCTCACTTCTTTTCGATATTGCCTTGAGTGGAGAAGTGGACACTAATGGCATAACGTATCACGCGCCAATCACTCCTGGAAGAGCTATCAAACCATTTTTGCTGAAAGTACCTTCGCTAGGGGAGCAAACAAAGTATTGCGAATTAT ATTCGAAGCATTGGGTGTTGTTCCAACCGAACATTGTCATTGACGCCTCTGTGGGACGAATGTGGTACCTTTATCTGCAAATGGAGCCGTTATGTACCTTGATAACTGACCGGGTGCGATTAGTAGAGTTCTTGCTCAATCGGACGAACGGCAAAAGGATTTTGTTAAATGTCTTACAAGAAATGGTTGACAGCCAATACAATGGAATGCTTTTGCCAATAATGGAGAATGTTTTCGACAAACTAAACGTTGTATACTc AAATTGGCTTTCGGCGCAATTACAATCTCAAACCGCGCAACCATCATCTGCGAAAAACCTTCCGAAATTGCCAACTCCTCCCAAAGTCCTAATTGACCAGAATGACATGTACGCGGAAGTTTTCACACCTATCGCAGAGCGTGCCTATACTGAAAAG ATTCTAATACTTTACCTCCAATCCCTGGCCCGTCACAATATCGATGCCCAGCCAGATCTTAGTAAAATGATTGCCGCCGAACTAATACGTAACGAGCACTTCGATACGCTGCAAAAACTAGTTGATTACGCCCTTCTGAAGGACTCAAAACTGTTAGCCTGTTTCCTTCTCTCTCATTCTCAAATCAACTCGACAATCACGCAAACAGCTATGGATATTTTGGATAGGCTCAAAGCATATGAA TTAATTCTAGAAATACTTCTTAGTCAAGGAAAAGTTATCGATGCGCTCCGTGTTGCCAAAAGTTTACCGGATTGTGATACTATATCTGCTAGGAAATATTTAGAGGCAGCTAAAAAAACGGGCGACCCGGCCATTTTCTATTCTGTGTTCTTGTACTTCCAACAGAGGAACTATCGGCTACGCGGATCCCCCGAGTTTATTCGAG GTGATCAATGTCTGGAGTTTGTACAATATTTTAGTATGATTTTCGGGTTAAAACAATCGTCTTAG